From the genome of Gracilibacillus salitolerans, one region includes:
- the uvrA gene encoding excinuclease ABC subunit UvrA: protein MAKKSISIKGARAHNLKNISIDIPKDKLIVLTGLSGSGKSSLAFDTIYAEGQRRYVESLSAYARQFLGQMDKPDVDSIEGLSPAISIDQKTTSRNPRSTVGTVTEIYDYMRLLFARIGHPICPIHGEEITSQTVEQMVDRIMDYPERTKLQILAPVVSGRKGTHVKVLEDLQKEGYIRLRIDGEMREISDDIQLDKNKKHSIEVVIDRIVVKDGIAGRLSDSLETALKLGEGKVIVDIIGDEELLFSENHACPICGFSIDELEPRLFSFNSPWGACKTCDGLGSQLEVDIDLVIPNKDLTLNQGAIVAWEPTSSQYYPQLLKSVCKHYGIDMDVPVNKLPKKQLEKILNGSGKEKIYFRYENDYGMLRENDIYFEGVLNNIARRYRETSSDFIREQMEKYMATNDCPTCEGYRLNEEALAVKVNDLHIGQVTALSVTEAHQFFTTLQLSEKEEQIAHMIINELDDRLSFLKNVGLEYLTLSRSAGSLSGGEAQRIRLATQIGSALTGVLYVLDEPSIGLHQRDNDRLIQTLERMRDLGNTLIVVEHDEDTMLAADYLIDIGPGAGEHGGEVVAQGTPNQVKKKKKSLTGQYLSGDKFIPVPAKRYESDGRFIEIIGAEENNLKNVNAKIPIGIYTAVTGVSGSGKSSLINEILHKSLSVQLHRAKQKPGKHKEIRGMEHLEKVIDIDQSPIGRTPRSNPATYTGAFDDIRDVFARTNEAKIRGYKKGRFSFNVKGGRCEACRGDGIIKIEMHFLPDVYVPCEVCEGKRYNRETLEVKYKGKNISDVLDMTIEEALKFFENIPKIKRKLETIYDVGLGYIRLGQPATTLSGGEAQRVKLASELHRRSNGKSLYILDEPTTGLHIDDISRLLAVIERLVDNGDTVIIIEHNLDVIKAADHIIDLGPEGGDGGGTIVATGTPEEIVEVEESHTGKYLKPVLERDKARMEAKIGS from the coding sequence ATGGCTAAAAAATCCATTTCCATAAAAGGAGCACGTGCACATAATTTAAAAAATATCTCCATCGATATTCCAAAGGATAAGTTGATTGTTTTAACAGGATTGTCAGGTTCAGGTAAATCATCATTAGCTTTTGATACCATTTATGCTGAGGGGCAACGTCGGTACGTAGAATCACTCTCAGCATATGCTCGTCAATTTTTAGGGCAAATGGATAAACCGGATGTTGATTCTATCGAAGGTTTATCACCTGCCATTTCTATCGATCAGAAAACGACAAGTCGTAATCCACGTTCAACAGTTGGTACCGTGACGGAAATTTATGACTATATGCGGTTACTCTTTGCAAGAATTGGACATCCGATTTGTCCAATTCATGGGGAAGAAATCACTTCACAAACCGTTGAGCAAATGGTTGACCGAATCATGGATTACCCAGAACGAACAAAATTGCAAATACTGGCGCCAGTTGTCTCTGGTCGTAAAGGGACACATGTAAAAGTGTTGGAGGACCTGCAAAAAGAAGGGTATATTCGTTTACGCATCGATGGAGAAATGCGTGAAATCAGTGATGATATCCAGTTAGACAAAAATAAAAAACATTCGATTGAAGTTGTGATCGATCGGATTGTTGTAAAAGACGGTATCGCAGGTCGACTATCCGATTCCTTGGAAACAGCTTTAAAATTAGGTGAAGGTAAAGTCATTGTCGATATTATCGGAGATGAAGAACTGTTATTCAGCGAAAATCATGCATGTCCTATTTGCGGATTTTCGATCGATGAACTGGAACCAAGACTTTTTTCTTTTAATAGCCCATGGGGAGCATGTAAAACTTGTGATGGTCTCGGTTCACAATTGGAAGTAGACATTGATTTAGTGATCCCTAATAAAGACTTAACCCTGAATCAGGGGGCAATTGTCGCATGGGAACCGACAAGCTCACAATACTATCCGCAATTACTGAAAAGTGTTTGTAAGCACTATGGAATAGATATGGATGTACCAGTGAACAAACTGCCGAAAAAACAATTAGAGAAGATTTTAAATGGCAGTGGTAAAGAAAAAATCTATTTTCGTTATGAAAATGATTATGGTATGCTTCGCGAAAATGATATTTACTTTGAAGGTGTATTAAATAATATTGCTCGTCGTTATCGCGAAACATCATCAGATTTCATTCGTGAGCAAATGGAAAAATATATGGCAACTAATGATTGCCCAACGTGTGAGGGTTATCGTTTAAATGAAGAAGCACTTGCAGTTAAGGTAAATGACTTGCATATTGGACAGGTAACAGCATTGTCAGTGACAGAAGCACATCAATTCTTTACAACACTTCAACTGTCTGAAAAAGAAGAACAAATAGCACATATGATCATTAATGAATTAGATGATCGCTTATCATTCTTAAAAAATGTTGGCTTGGAATATCTAACTTTATCCCGTTCTGCTGGTTCGTTATCTGGCGGAGAAGCACAGCGTATTCGTTTAGCAACTCAGATTGGTTCCGCATTAACGGGTGTGCTTTATGTGTTGGATGAACCATCAATCGGTTTACACCAACGAGATAATGATCGATTGATTCAGACATTGGAACGTATGCGCGATCTTGGTAATACACTGATTGTTGTCGAACATGATGAAGACACCATGTTAGCAGCTGATTATTTAATTGATATCGGACCAGGTGCCGGTGAACACGGCGGAGAAGTTGTAGCTCAAGGCACTCCAAACCAAGTGAAGAAAAAGAAAAAATCATTGACCGGCCAATATTTATCTGGAGATAAATTCATTCCAGTTCCAGCCAAGCGCTATGAGTCTGATGGTCGTTTTATCGAAATCATTGGTGCCGAAGAAAATAACTTAAAAAATGTTAATGCGAAGATTCCAATCGGTATTTACACGGCGGTTACCGGTGTTTCTGGATCAGGAAAGAGCTCCTTAATCAATGAAATATTACACAAAAGTCTTTCCGTTCAATTACACCGTGCAAAACAAAAGCCAGGTAAACATAAGGAAATAAGAGGTATGGAGCATTTAGAAAAAGTCATCGATATCGATCAATCGCCAATCGGCAGAACACCAAGATCGAACCCAGCAACCTATACAGGTGCATTTGACGATATTCGAGATGTTTTTGCCCGGACAAATGAGGCTAAAATTCGCGGTTATAAAAAAGGGCGATTTAGTTTCAATGTTAAGGGTGGTCGTTGTGAAGCTTGCCGTGGTGATGGGATTATAAAAATCGAGATGCACTTTTTACCGGATGTCTATGTACCTTGTGAAGTGTGCGAAGGTAAACGATATAATCGTGAAACATTGGAAGTGAAATATAAAGGGAAAAATATTTCGGATGTTCTTGATATGACCATCGAAGAAGCATTAAAATTCTTCGAAAACATTCCGAAGATCAAACGAAAATTAGAAACGATTTATGATGTTGGTTTAGGTTATATTCGACTTGGACAACCAGCGACAACGTTGTCAGGTGGGGAAGCGCAACGTGTAAAATTAGCAAGTGAGTTACACCGCCGATCCAACGGAAAATCATTGTACATTTTGGATGAACCGACAACAGGTTTGCATATAGATGATATCTCTCGCTTGTTAGCCGTTATAGAACGTCTTGTTGACAATGGAGATACTGTGATTATAATTGAGCATAATTTAGATGTAATCAAAGCAGCAGACCACATCATTGATCTTGGTCCAGAAGGTGGAGACGGTGGCGGAACAATTGTCGCAACTGGAACACCAGAAGAAATCGTAGAAGTTGAGGAATCCCATACAGGAAAATATCTGAAACCTGTATTAGAACGTGACAAAGCAAGAATGGAAGCAAAGATAGGAAGTTGA
- a CDS encoding YojF family protein: protein MEPIEINQLQNHIDKLANKEVYIHLETTNGAYASHFNQDAYNLGAFIRNAKVIYQRGKVVGTGTAYRVGLKLDIGWIYAEGVNQYEVDEHNRILMAGHDREGRLMVALQISETPFQY from the coding sequence ATGGAACCAATTGAAATCAATCAACTACAAAACCATATTGATAAACTTGCAAATAAAGAAGTATATATTCACTTGGAAACAACCAATGGCGCATATGCGAGCCATTTTAACCAAGATGCTTACAATTTAGGTGCGTTCATTCGCAATGCTAAAGTAATCTATCAGCGAGGGAAAGTAGTAGGTACAGGTACTGCATATCGAGTTGGTTTAAAACTGGATATTGGTTGGATTTATGCAGAAGGCGTTAACCAGTATGAAGTAGATGAACACAATAGAATTTTAATGGCAGGTCATGATCGTGAAGGAAGGTTAATGGTAGCCTTACAGATAAGTGAAACACCATTTCAGTATTAA
- the bshB2 gene encoding bacillithiol biosynthesis deacetylase BshB2, producing MSEHVVVIYPHPDDEAFGASGTITTFREKGIPVTYLCGTLGEMGRNMGNPTFATRETLPEIRKKELIKACEVLDINLEMLGYRDKTLEFESTEEVAEHLFSFLDKLKPSLVITHYPGHAVHPDHDAFGAAAIKAVEMFPENERPTVWAQAISRTHLEELGEPDVQNDVGEVFTKKFETIQAHKSQADGMLSKVRNEADDIVEATKQWLGVESFYTWNF from the coding sequence GTGTCAGAACACGTAGTAGTTATTTATCCGCACCCAGACGATGAAGCATTCGGTGCATCTGGAACGATTACAACATTTCGAGAAAAAGGAATTCCGGTCACTTATTTATGTGGCACTTTAGGTGAGATGGGTCGAAATATGGGAAATCCTACCTTTGCCACAAGAGAGACTTTACCGGAAATTAGAAAAAAAGAACTGATTAAAGCATGTGAAGTACTTGACATCAACCTGGAGATGTTAGGGTATCGTGATAAAACATTAGAATTTGAATCAACAGAGGAAGTAGCAGAGCATCTTTTTTCTTTCTTAGATAAATTGAAGCCATCATTAGTGATTACACATTATCCTGGACATGCAGTACACCCTGATCATGATGCATTTGGGGCAGCAGCAATTAAAGCGGTAGAGATGTTCCCTGAGAATGAACGCCCTACAGTATGGGCACAAGCAATTAGCCGTACTCATTTGGAAGAACTTGGTGAGCCAGATGTTCAGAACGATGTGGGTGAAGTATTTACCAAAAAATTTGAAACGATCCAAGCGCATAAATCACAAGCTGATGGAATGCTCTCAAAGGTAAGAAATGAAGCAGATGATATAGTAGAAGCGACTAAACAGTGGCTAGGTGTTGAATCTTTTTATACTTGGAATTTTTAA
- a CDS encoding PspC domain-containing protein, whose product MNNKLYRSETNQMVAGVLGGIAEATELDATILRLIYIILLIFTAGFPLFILYIAAAIIIPKRGVQ is encoded by the coding sequence GTGAACAATAAATTATATCGTTCCGAAACAAATCAAATGGTTGCAGGAGTGTTAGGCGGAATTGCAGAAGCAACCGAACTAGATGCTACGATATTACGATTGATATATATCATATTGCTGATTTTTACAGCAGGCTTCCCGCTATTTATACTATATATAGCAGCCGCTATCATCATACCAAAAAGAGGTGTTCAATAA
- a CDS encoding phage holin family protein codes for MRWILSLVFNALALMLIDYLFEGFIIDGFVVALIASIILAVLNTIVKPILVLLTLPITILTLGLFLLVINTVTLWLTQALLGNNFIIEGFGTAFIAAILFSIMNLVINKIVKD; via the coding sequence ATGCGCTGGATTTTATCGCTTGTATTTAATGCATTAGCGTTAATGTTAATTGACTATTTATTTGAGGGCTTTATCATTGATGGCTTTGTCGTCGCTTTGATAGCTAGTATTATTCTAGCTGTATTAAACACGATTGTGAAACCAATTTTAGTTTTACTAACGTTACCAATCACGATACTAACTTTAGGGTTATTTTTATTGGTTATCAATACCGTTACCCTATGGCTCACACAAGCGTTATTAGGTAACAATTTCATTATTGAAGGATTTGGAACTGCATTTATAGCAGCCATTCTATTCTCGATTATGAACCTAGTCATTAATAAGATTGTAAAAGACTAA